In Necator americanus strain Aroian chromosome IV, whole genome shotgun sequence, the following proteins share a genomic window:
- a CDS encoding hypothetical protein (NECATOR_CHRIV.G14837.T2): protein MNMAVIIDSFEQLTTRIGRLQMRRCGPIPALTIFVVYTPTSTYEEEEVESFYNDLEKLYREDYTLYKVIIGDFSTKIGLRRTHGELHIGTHGLQSNEKGERLSEFIMTTKTIHENSQFQKPYSLRWTWESPGGESIIDWELFISLVGFFQDTVMDNIDDEYARLVGGMRRVSKPPRDGGAARAASNQELMSELARFCREALKEDLKERRAEVLAEAAKVRQSIRYAHGTITASRRGMKNVIHNFYSDFFDSHVYLPPYHLREDGHVIPKVLPSEVRHAIMLVKNRTSPSPNRIRPEQLKNLPPVLIKYPGEALYTLPV, encoded by the exons ATGAATATGGCAGTAATCATCGACTCcttcgaacaacttacaacccgaatcggacgtttacagatgagaagatgtggtccaataccagctttgacaatcttcgtcgtttacacTCCAACATCAacctacgaagaagaagaagtcgaatcTTTCTATAATGACCTGGAGAAGCTCTACAGAGAAGACTATACCTtgtacaaggtcataattggtgatttcagCACCAAAATTGGTCTCAGAAGAACGCAtggagaacttcacatcggcaCCCACGGCCTTCAATCGAATGAGAagggagagaggctttccgagttcatcatgacgactaagaccatccatgagaactcgcaattccagaagccctactctctacgctggacgtgggagtcacccggtggaga ATCTATCATCGACTGGGAACTCTTCATTTCGCTAGTCGGCTTTTTTCAAGATACCGTCATGGAtaacatcgacgacgaatatgCACGACTTGTAGGAGGAAtgcgaagagtttcaaaaccaccaagagac GGTGGAGCTGCTCGAGCTGCaagcaaccaagaactcatgTCTGAGCTCGCTAGGTTTTGCAGAGAAGCCTTAAAGGaagatctcaaagagagaagagcagaagtgctggctgaagctgcaaaggtgagacagagcatTCGTTATGCCC ATGGAACAATTACAGCATCAAGAAGGGGGATGAAAAACGTCATTCACAACTTCTACTCAGACttcttcgacagccacgtcTACTTGCCTCCttaccatctgagggaagatggacatgtcattccaaaagtcctcccttccgaagtccgacatgccatcatgtTGGTTaagaatcgtacttcacccAGTCccaacagaataagaccagaacaactgaagaaccttccgccagtactcatcaagtaccctggcgaggctctttacacgttacctgtctga